In a genomic window of Streptomyces roseoviridis:
- a CDS encoding MFS transporter, giving the protein MALLDDIVPPPGIVRTLCLSNFAKTAGHGVLMAVSVLFFTRTVGIPAEQVGLALSIGAALAMAASIPAGRLADVVGPRNTTVGFLMLLGVFVGAYAFVESFAGLVVVTSLALMAESSTDAARGALIAGLIPQEDRVRAWSYMRAVSNLGVTLGAAAGAVALWFDNRPAYVGLLIAGGLMFLVAGGAYLTVPSVDPAPKENTGPRWVVLRDLPYAAVALLNSVLVMNVAILTVALPIWITTQTSAPKWLYSAILILNTIMVVLFQVRAGKGSEDVRGGARTLRRCGVLLAVCCALFALAADRPVWVAVAALLAGAVVHVIGEMLYSAGSWSLAFGLAPDHAQGQYQGMFGMSTQLGSMVTPALATLLIVRLGWPAWMVFAALLLGAGLAAPAVAAWAERTRRPAPDTGAEAAVA; this is encoded by the coding sequence ATGGCGCTTCTCGATGACATCGTCCCGCCGCCCGGCATCGTCCGGACCCTGTGTCTGAGCAACTTCGCCAAGACCGCGGGACACGGCGTCCTGATGGCCGTCAGCGTCCTGTTCTTCACCCGCACCGTCGGCATCCCCGCCGAGCAGGTCGGCCTCGCCCTCAGCATCGGCGCCGCCCTCGCCATGGCCGCGAGCATCCCGGCCGGCCGGCTCGCCGACGTCGTGGGTCCCCGCAACACCACGGTCGGCTTCCTCATGCTGCTCGGCGTCTTCGTCGGCGCCTACGCCTTCGTGGAGAGCTTCGCCGGCCTGGTGGTCGTCACCAGCCTCGCCCTGATGGCCGAGTCCTCCACGGACGCCGCCCGCGGCGCCCTCATCGCCGGCCTCATCCCGCAGGAGGACCGGGTCCGCGCCTGGTCCTACATGCGGGCGGTCAGCAACCTCGGCGTCACCCTGGGCGCCGCGGCCGGCGCCGTCGCCCTCTGGTTCGACAACCGGCCCGCCTACGTCGGCCTGCTGATCGCCGGCGGCCTCATGTTCCTCGTCGCCGGCGGCGCCTACCTGACCGTGCCCTCGGTCGACCCGGCGCCCAAGGAGAACACCGGCCCCCGGTGGGTGGTGCTGCGCGACCTGCCGTACGCCGCCGTCGCCCTGCTCAACTCGGTCCTGGTGATGAACGTCGCCATCCTCACCGTGGCCCTGCCCATCTGGATCACCACCCAGACCAGCGCCCCGAAATGGCTGTACTCCGCCATCCTCATCCTGAACACGATCATGGTCGTGCTCTTCCAGGTGCGGGCCGGCAAGGGCAGCGAGGACGTCCGCGGCGGCGCCCGCACCCTGCGCCGGTGCGGTGTCCTCCTCGCCGTGTGCTGCGCGCTCTTCGCACTGGCCGCCGACCGGCCGGTGTGGGTCGCGGTCGCCGCCCTGCTCGCCGGCGCCGTCGTCCACGTCATCGGCGAGATGCTCTACAGCGCCGGCTCCTGGTCGCTGGCCTTCGGTCTCGCCCCCGACCACGCCCAGGGGCAGTACCAGGGCATGTTCGGCATGTCCACCCAGCTCGGCTCGATGGTCACCCCGGCCCTCGCCACCCTGCTCATCGTCCGGCTGGGCTGGCCCGCCTGGATGGTCTTCGCCGCCCTGCTCCTCGGCGCCGGCCTCGCCGCCCCCGCGGTCGCGGCCTGGGCCGAGCGCACCCGCAGGCCCGCCCCCGACACGGGCGCCGAAGCGGCCGTGGCCTGA
- a CDS encoding amino acid adenylation domain-containing protein, translated as MADTLYAWFDASVERYPDEPAVEAGATRLGYRELRRAAEHVAARILAAHGSAPRRISVMATRSVAVLAAYLAGQRLGATVTPVNPAFPAQRNRTICELAGTEVLVVDAADAGQLDGELAGCAPTELRLDSEEVAAAGRAAATEPGPELPPYTTGPDDIAYVLFTSGSTGRPKGVPIRHRNLSPYLAHNIERYGIGPGCRTSHTFDLTFDPSVFDLFVTWGGGATLVVPGRAELLSPVDYIVDNGVTHWFSVPSVVSVSAQLGNLPTGRATGLRMSVFIGEQLSYDQAEAWRAVAPNAAIENVYGPTELTVACTEFALPADPADWPPTSNDTVPIGPVYDFLDHLVLDEDGRPATEGELVVRGSQRFDGYLDPADNRGRFLRHDDDGVTPYEGEGPLTAEHYYRTGDRVRWEAGNLVHLGRLDNQVKVRGYRIELGEIEAAMRRHPDIAQAVVVALRNGDDVELVGCHTGSPLEPQLLGRWLRKRVPVHMVPRRFRHLDTLPLNPNGKVDRPRITRELQSHDLAAAGPAGGHGGHHGASR; from the coding sequence ATGGCTGACACCCTCTACGCCTGGTTCGACGCCTCCGTCGAGCGGTACCCGGACGAGCCCGCCGTGGAGGCCGGCGCCACCCGCCTCGGCTACCGCGAGCTGCGGCGGGCCGCCGAGCACGTCGCCGCCCGGATCCTCGCCGCGCACGGCTCCGCGCCCCGCCGGATCTCCGTCATGGCGACCCGTTCCGTCGCCGTCCTGGCCGCCTACCTGGCCGGCCAGCGGCTCGGCGCCACCGTCACCCCGGTCAACCCGGCCTTCCCCGCCCAGCGCAACCGGACGATCTGCGAGCTCGCCGGCACCGAGGTCCTCGTCGTGGACGCGGCCGACGCCGGCCAGCTCGACGGGGAGCTCGCCGGATGCGCGCCGACCGAACTGCGCCTGGACAGCGAGGAGGTCGCCGCCGCCGGGCGGGCGGCCGCCACCGAGCCGGGCCCGGAGCTGCCCCCGTACACCACCGGCCCGGACGACATCGCGTACGTCCTGTTCACCTCGGGCTCCACGGGCCGCCCCAAGGGCGTGCCGATCCGGCACCGCAACCTCAGCCCGTACCTGGCGCACAACATCGAGCGGTACGGGATCGGCCCCGGCTGCCGCACCTCGCACACCTTCGACCTGACCTTCGACCCCTCGGTCTTCGACCTGTTCGTCACCTGGGGCGGCGGCGCCACCCTGGTGGTGCCCGGCCGGGCGGAGCTCCTCTCGCCGGTCGACTACATCGTCGACAACGGCGTCACCCACTGGTTCTCCGTGCCGTCCGTGGTCTCCGTCAGCGCCCAGCTGGGCAACCTGCCCACCGGGCGGGCAACCGGGCTGCGGATGAGCGTGTTCATCGGCGAACAGCTCTCCTACGACCAGGCCGAGGCCTGGCGCGCGGTCGCCCCGAACGCCGCCATCGAGAACGTCTACGGTCCCACCGAACTCACCGTGGCGTGCACCGAGTTCGCGCTGCCCGCCGACCCCGCCGACTGGCCCCCGACCTCCAACGACACCGTCCCCATCGGGCCCGTCTACGACTTCCTCGACCACCTGGTCCTCGACGAGGACGGCAGGCCCGCCACGGAGGGCGAACTGGTCGTCCGCGGCTCCCAGCGCTTCGACGGCTACCTGGACCCGGCCGACAACCGCGGCCGCTTCCTCCGCCACGACGACGACGGCGTCACCCCCTACGAGGGCGAGGGGCCGCTCACCGCGGAGCACTACTACCGGACCGGCGACCGGGTGCGGTGGGAGGCGGGCAACCTGGTCCACCTCGGCCGCCTCGACAACCAGGTGAAGGTGCGCGGCTACCGGATCGAGCTCGGCGAGATCGAGGCCGCCATGCGCCGCCACCCGGACATCGCGCAGGCCGTCGTCGTCGCCCTGAGGAACGGCGACGACGTCGAACTCGTCGGCTGCCACACCGGCTCCCCCCTGGAGCCCCAGCTGCTCGGCCGCTGGCTGCGCAAGCGCGTCCCGGTCCACATGGTGCCCCGGCGATTCCGGCACCTGGACACCCTGCCGCTCAACCCCAACGGCAAGGTCGACCGGCCCCGCATCACCCGCGAGCTCCAGTCCCACGACCTCGCCGCGGCCGGACCGGCCGGCGGCCACGGAGGCCACCATGGCGCTTCTCGATGA
- a CDS encoding HAD-IIIC family phosphatase, with protein sequence MTETKPETGTEQDITAVKCLVWDLDNTLWQGTLLEDGEVVLSDEVRRVITTLDERGILQAVASKNDHDHAWERLERLGVAEYFVHARIGWGPKSASVRDIAEQLKFATKTIAFVDDQPAERAEVAHHLPEVRCYPAEQVLDLPSLPEFSPVTTADSRRRREMYQAGFRREAAREEFTGADEDFLRTLGLVMTIRRAAEDDLARVEELTLRTSQMNATGVHYGDAELRGLVADPGHEVLVISLSDRFGDHGAVGIVLLERLPGVWHLKLLATSCRVVSFGAGAVILRWLTDRAAAAGVHLAADFRRTDRNRMMEVAYRFAGFADDACACAAAVTGPGREGIELLHIEPSRQEPPTTMRLDAPDLAVPAEAGAEVSHG encoded by the coding sequence GTGACGGAGACGAAGCCCGAGACCGGGACCGAGCAGGACATCACGGCCGTCAAGTGCCTGGTGTGGGACCTCGACAACACCCTGTGGCAGGGGACCCTGCTGGAGGACGGGGAGGTCGTCCTCTCCGACGAGGTCCGCCGGGTGATCACGACCCTCGACGAGCGCGGCATCCTCCAGGCCGTCGCCAGCAAGAACGACCACGACCACGCCTGGGAGCGCCTGGAGCGGCTCGGCGTCGCCGAGTACTTCGTCCACGCCCGGATCGGCTGGGGCCCGAAGTCCGCCTCCGTGCGCGACATCGCCGAGCAGCTGAAGTTCGCGACGAAGACGATCGCGTTCGTCGACGACCAGCCGGCCGAACGCGCCGAGGTCGCCCACCACCTGCCCGAGGTGCGCTGCTACCCGGCCGAACAGGTCCTCGACCTGCCCTCCCTGCCCGAGTTCAGCCCCGTCACCACCGCCGACTCGCGCCGCCGCCGGGAGATGTACCAGGCGGGATTCCGCCGGGAGGCGGCCCGCGAGGAGTTCACCGGAGCCGACGAGGACTTCCTGCGCACCCTCGGCCTCGTCATGACCATCCGGCGGGCGGCCGAGGACGACCTCGCCCGCGTCGAGGAACTGACCCTGCGCACCAGCCAGATGAACGCCACCGGCGTCCACTACGGCGACGCCGAGCTGCGCGGCCTGGTCGCCGACCCCGGCCACGAGGTCCTCGTCATCTCGCTGAGCGACCGCTTCGGCGACCACGGCGCCGTCGGCATCGTCCTGCTGGAGCGGCTGCCCGGCGTCTGGCACCTCAAGCTGCTCGCCACCTCCTGCCGGGTCGTCTCCTTCGGCGCCGGGGCCGTCATCCTGCGCTGGCTGACCGACCGGGCCGCCGCCGCCGGCGTCCACCTGGCCGCCGACTTCCGGCGCACCGACCGCAACCGCATGATGGAGGTCGCCTACCGTTTCGCCGGCTTCGCCGACGACGCCTGCGCCTGCGCGGCGGCCGTCACCGGACCCGGCCGCGAGGGCATCGAGCTGCTGCACATCGAGCCCTCGCGCCAGGAGCCGCCCACCACCATGCGGCTCGACGCGCCGGACCTGGCCGTCCCCGCCGAGGCGGGCGCCGAGGTGTCGCATGGCTGA
- a CDS encoding 3-oxoacyl-[acyl-carrier-protein] synthase III C-terminal domain-containing protein, which produces MSTTAPIGIGAIHTVLPEVRTPLEELPEFPGLSPEEAEFARGSGIATVGVCEDRTAGDLAAEAVRGLLDRQGGTAPGAPGTPDTLMLVSPRAPDVLLGSDVGRVQAEAKLDGAFAFTVDGLGCTGSSAAWALGRDLLLADPSRQGVLIAHGSRPTGLDRVRYPVTVIGDGAYAMTLVRGGRPVLRAHRMETDGTFHDLFRVDYKQVPFYEWREECASPDRYRFELAMNSRMRLGRMVEQVLADAGVDKSAVATTLMQNVTSSAYQFYETLLGLPIHPVCNEHLAAYGHLGAMDVVLNLDRLLATGELAPGDLVLVLNNSPVAAWAVTLWEV; this is translated from the coding sequence ATGAGCACCACCGCCCCCATCGGCATCGGCGCGATCCACACCGTCCTGCCCGAGGTCCGCACGCCCCTCGAAGAGCTCCCCGAGTTCCCCGGACTCTCCCCCGAGGAGGCCGAGTTCGCCCGCGGCAGCGGCATCGCCACCGTCGGCGTGTGCGAGGACCGCACCGCCGGGGACCTCGCCGCGGAGGCCGTCCGCGGCCTGCTCGACCGGCAGGGCGGCACCGCGCCCGGCGCACCCGGCACCCCCGACACCCTCATGCTGGTCAGCCCCCGCGCCCCCGACGTGCTGCTCGGCTCCGATGTCGGACGCGTCCAGGCCGAGGCCAAGCTGGACGGCGCCTTCGCCTTCACCGTGGACGGCCTCGGCTGCACCGGCTCCAGCGCCGCCTGGGCCCTGGGCCGCGACCTGCTCCTCGCCGACCCGTCCCGGCAGGGTGTCCTCATCGCCCACGGCAGCCGGCCCACCGGCCTGGACCGGGTGCGGTACCCGGTCACCGTGATCGGCGACGGCGCCTACGCGATGACGCTGGTCCGCGGCGGCCGGCCGGTGCTGCGGGCGCACCGCATGGAGACCGACGGCACCTTCCACGACCTCTTCCGGGTCGACTACAAGCAGGTGCCGTTCTACGAGTGGCGCGAGGAATGCGCCTCGCCCGACCGCTACCGCTTCGAACTGGCCATGAACAGCCGGATGCGCCTCGGCCGGATGGTCGAGCAGGTCCTCGCCGACGCCGGGGTCGACAAGAGCGCCGTCGCCACGACGCTCATGCAGAACGTCACCTCCAGCGCCTACCAGTTCTACGAGACCCTCCTCGGCCTGCCCATCCACCCCGTGTGCAACGAACACCTCGCCGCGTACGGGCACCTGGGCGCCATGGACGTCGTACTCAACCTCGACCGGCTCCTCGCGACCGGCGAACTCGCCCCGGGCGACCTCGTGCTCGTCCTCAACAACAGCCCGGTCGCGGCCTGGGCCGTGACCCTCTGGGAGGTGTGA
- a CDS encoding acyl-CoA dehydrogenase family protein yields the protein MSDPSGGRSARADAEQLATELIGDRADAWDRAGELPLDLLRELGGKGVLCAQVPAEHGGLGLSSADNGELTAHVGSLCSSVRSVMTSQGMAAWTVERLGSEEQKAHYLSLLTSGRLAGVAFSEPGAGSDLGAMTTTLRTEGDTLVLDGRKAWITVGAYADLLVVFGRHGAGAGAVVVPTDAPGVTVERVADPMGCRAAGHANVTFDDVRLPADSLLGGAGLPVDWLVTSALTFGRVSVAWGCVGILRACLRAAASHAATRRQFGSPLADHQLVARHLAELHVAQEASARCCEQASRCWDENSPELVTSAVTAKHLAAGNAARGATAAVQVLASAGAQDGGPVARAYRDAKLMEIIEGSNEISQLLLGKHALAVWS from the coding sequence ATGAGTGACCCGTCCGGCGGCCGCTCCGCCCGCGCCGACGCGGAGCAGCTGGCCACGGAGCTGATCGGCGACCGGGCCGACGCCTGGGACCGGGCCGGCGAGCTGCCGCTCGACCTGCTGCGCGAGCTCGGCGGCAAGGGCGTCCTGTGCGCCCAGGTGCCCGCCGAGCACGGCGGCCTCGGCCTCAGCAGCGCCGACAACGGCGAACTGACCGCCCACGTCGGCTCCCTGTGCTCCTCCGTGCGCAGCGTGATGACCTCCCAGGGCATGGCGGCCTGGACCGTCGAGCGCCTCGGCAGCGAGGAGCAGAAGGCGCACTACCTGTCCCTGCTCACCTCCGGCCGGCTCGCCGGGGTCGCGTTCAGCGAGCCCGGCGCGGGCAGCGACCTCGGCGCCATGACCACCACCCTCCGCACCGAGGGCGACACCCTCGTCCTGGACGGCCGCAAGGCATGGATCACGGTGGGCGCCTACGCCGACCTGCTCGTGGTCTTCGGCCGCCACGGCGCCGGCGCCGGCGCCGTGGTCGTCCCGACGGACGCGCCCGGCGTGACGGTGGAACGGGTCGCCGACCCGATGGGCTGCCGGGCCGCCGGCCACGCGAACGTCACCTTCGACGACGTACGGCTGCCCGCCGACAGCCTCCTCGGCGGCGCCGGGCTCCCCGTCGACTGGCTCGTCACCTCCGCGCTCACCTTCGGCCGCGTCTCCGTCGCCTGGGGCTGCGTCGGCATCCTGCGGGCCTGCCTGCGGGCCGCCGCCTCGCACGCCGCCACCCGGCGGCAGTTCGGCTCGCCGCTCGCCGACCACCAGCTGGTCGCCCGGCACCTGGCCGAGCTGCACGTCGCCCAGGAGGCATCGGCCCGCTGCTGCGAGCAGGCCAGCCGCTGCTGGGACGAGAACAGCCCCGAGCTCGTCACGTCCGCGGTCACCGCCAAGCACCTCGCCGCCGGGAACGCCGCCCGCGGCGCGACGGCCGCCGTCCAGGTCCTGGCCTCGGCCGGCGCCCAGGACGGCGGCCCGGTGGCCCGCGCCTACCGGGACGCCAAACTGATGGAGATCATCGAGGGCAGCAACGAGATCAGCCAGCTCCTGCTCGGCAAGCACGCCCTGGCGGTGTGGTCATGA
- a CDS encoding acyl carrier protein, with amino-acid sequence MSTPTAQQNTTPQDTVIRETLTAFLEQRTKTAVAADVDLFSTGLVTSLFAMELLVHVEQSFGVQVGGSDLTLDNFRSVDAMTALVLRLKGGGDE; translated from the coding sequence ATGAGCACCCCCACCGCCCAGCAGAACACCACCCCGCAGGACACCGTCATCCGCGAGACCCTGACCGCCTTCCTGGAGCAGCGCACCAAGACCGCCGTCGCCGCCGACGTGGACCTGTTCTCCACCGGCCTGGTCACCTCCCTGTTCGCCATGGAGCTCCTGGTGCACGTCGAGCAGTCCTTCGGGGTCCAGGTCGGCGGCTCCGACCTCACGCTGGACAACTTCCGCAGCGTGGACGCCATGACGGCACTCGTCCTGCGCCTGAAGGGCGGCGGCGATGAGTGA
- a CDS encoding 3-hydroxyacyl-CoA dehydrogenase family protein translates to MSDTVNDRRHRLAVIGAGVMGTGITTLALGRGIDVILVDVSEDILAKARTATAGQLRLARMMGKLPREGATGELVTTTRVEDIADATAVVEAVTELAPLKAKVLAEASAAVAPGTLLISNTSAVPIDEQADSVARPEDLVGIHFMNPPYLIHTAELIRGPRSGEAALAEARALLEALGQHGVVVGDGPGFVINRILQRMINEAARIVAEGVADPASVDAAFEGCLGHTTGPLATADLIGLDNVVDSLRVLHERTGDAGYEPCALLLEKVAAGDFGRKTGRGFFAYGGSTS, encoded by the coding sequence GTGAGCGACACCGTCAACGACCGCCGCCACCGGCTCGCGGTCATCGGAGCGGGCGTCATGGGCACGGGCATCACCACCCTGGCCCTCGGCCGCGGGATCGACGTGATCCTGGTGGACGTCTCCGAGGACATCCTCGCCAAGGCCCGCACCGCGACCGCCGGCCAGCTGCGGCTCGCCCGCATGATGGGCAAGCTGCCCCGCGAGGGAGCCACCGGCGAGCTGGTCACCACCACCCGCGTCGAGGACATCGCCGACGCCACCGCCGTCGTCGAGGCCGTCACCGAACTGGCCCCGCTCAAGGCGAAGGTGCTCGCCGAGGCCTCCGCCGCGGTCGCCCCCGGCACCCTGCTGATCTCCAACACCTCCGCCGTCCCGATCGACGAGCAGGCCGACTCGGTGGCCCGGCCGGAGGACCTGGTCGGCATCCACTTCATGAACCCGCCCTACCTCATCCACACCGCGGAGCTGATCCGTGGCCCGCGCAGCGGCGAGGCCGCCCTCGCCGAGGCCCGCGCCCTCCTGGAGGCCCTCGGACAGCACGGCGTGGTCGTCGGCGACGGACCCGGCTTCGTCATCAACCGGATCCTGCAGCGCATGATCAACGAGGCCGCGCGGATCGTCGCCGAGGGCGTGGCCGACCCGGCCTCCGTCGACGCCGCCTTCGAGGGCTGCCTCGGCCACACCACAGGACCGCTGGCCACCGCCGACCTGATCGGCCTCGACAACGTGGTCGACTCCCTGCGCGTCCTGCACGAGCGCACCGGGGACGCGGGTTACGAGCCCTGCGCCCTGCTTCTGGAGAAGGTCGCCGCCGGCGACTTCGGCCGCAAGACCGGCCGCGGATTCTTCGCATACGGAGGAAGCACGTCATGA
- a CDS encoding thioester reductase domain-containing protein codes for MTNSTDIAVIGIGLRYPDATTAEEFWRNIDRGVVSMREMSPEQLKAAGVTDEMLADPSFVRVATTLPGVEEFASEFFGYPPREAETIDPQQRIFLEACWEALESAGHPVRKDTHGGPVVGVFAGSAAGNYSAALLAAKARESGLRAAVDDLELTVGGQADFMTSRAAYKLGLRGPAVSLQTGCSSSLYGVHYATLSLLSGECDIALAGGATVLEPFRGYRHQPGGVLSEDGYCRSFDASSTGTTYSSGVGVVALRRLDDALADGDNVLAVIRGSAVGNDGGDRLGFIAPSPRGVADVVAAALGTAGVTADKLRYVEAHGTATPVGDNIELIALNRAFRATTDKSAYCALGSVMSNIGHTGPAAGIAGFIKAVHVARTGKIPPHPTFERPRDPGILDESPFFVTTTGEHCTDADRHVLVNSMGVGGTNAAVVLAAPPEPVRPAAPRRDTVRLVLSARTRAELDQLSRRLADALDEGGLDADDVAHTLRVGRAAFDERRVVTAPRERLAAALRMPRPPAVRTERAAGRRPVLVLPAADAPQPSAALVAGLRAALPELGDVLTGPQETLPEGRFPVLVGHGEPAKGRHVIALPDSAAPLDEDALADLIDDAVTTAWLHGAEVDWSALSGRRGRRVALPTYPFTRKRHWALDRLTYDGPVAPATPAGSGTGGVSTAAEGTVEAGLVQLWKDLFGLDTIGLDDEFGALGGTSLLSVQMVLEIQQRFGVLINIHRAGGSQATVRRLTTIVEGLKNGAGLGDEEVDPAADGDGALVDADLQIALEPLAKRSAPGKDVLLTGATGYLGAFLLDELLRASKGRVYCVVRAADEAEGMARLKATAAKFGLPEPDPERVHAVPGDLRDIGTLCRTYRDGELAGRVEHVLHCAAKVVFTEPYRMLREDNILPLVGLLNWMRPLGIRDFSFISTVAATAPAGAEGQLMETREQPLDPQLGGYGVSKWVGERILERADQDGMRVRVFRPGLIMASSKTGACNDKDLIWFLLASGLVVGARPVDDRGMPVSPVDVLARAVAELAMSSKSVGRAYHLVDEISPSLEDLFEALEEAGLPTRTVPLTEWQRLIAERAQATGSKVLSATALYEMEGHELDEAGVQARGWQPWLRKSGLSPLVTGEQLRKGLAFLAHRTDDIGSLLPALAAEGAGGDPEGEK; via the coding sequence ATGACGAACAGCACCGACATCGCCGTCATCGGCATCGGCCTGCGCTACCCCGACGCCACCACCGCCGAGGAGTTCTGGCGCAACATCGACCGCGGCGTCGTCTCCATGCGCGAGATGTCCCCCGAGCAGCTCAAGGCCGCCGGCGTCACCGACGAGATGCTCGCCGACCCCTCCTTCGTCCGGGTGGCCACCACCCTGCCGGGCGTCGAGGAGTTCGCCTCCGAGTTCTTCGGCTACCCGCCGCGCGAGGCCGAGACCATCGACCCCCAGCAGCGGATCTTCCTCGAAGCCTGCTGGGAGGCCCTGGAGTCCGCCGGGCACCCCGTCCGCAAGGACACCCACGGCGGCCCCGTCGTCGGCGTGTTCGCCGGCAGCGCCGCCGGCAACTACTCGGCCGCCCTGCTCGCCGCCAAGGCCAGGGAGTCCGGACTGCGCGCGGCCGTCGACGACCTCGAACTCACCGTGGGCGGCCAGGCCGACTTCATGACCTCCCGCGCCGCCTACAAGCTGGGCCTGCGCGGACCCGCCGTGAGCCTCCAGACCGGCTGCTCCTCCTCCCTCTACGGCGTGCACTACGCCACCCTCAGCCTGCTCTCCGGCGAGTGCGACATCGCCCTGGCCGGCGGCGCCACCGTCCTCGAACCCTTCCGCGGCTACCGCCACCAGCCCGGCGGCGTCCTGTCCGAGGACGGCTACTGCCGCTCCTTCGACGCGAGCTCCACCGGTACGACGTACAGCTCCGGCGTCGGCGTCGTCGCCCTGCGCCGCCTCGACGACGCCCTCGCGGACGGCGACAACGTCCTCGCCGTGATCCGCGGCAGCGCCGTCGGCAACGACGGCGGCGACCGCCTCGGCTTCATCGCCCCGAGCCCGCGCGGCGTCGCCGACGTCGTCGCCGCCGCCCTCGGCACCGCAGGCGTCACCGCCGACAAGCTGCGCTACGTCGAGGCCCACGGCACCGCCACCCCGGTCGGCGACAACATCGAGCTCATCGCGCTCAACCGGGCCTTCCGCGCCACCACCGACAAGAGCGCCTACTGCGCCCTCGGCTCGGTCATGTCCAACATCGGGCACACCGGCCCCGCCGCCGGCATCGCCGGCTTCATCAAGGCCGTCCACGTCGCCCGCACCGGAAAGATCCCGCCGCACCCCACCTTCGAGCGGCCGCGCGACCCGGGCATCCTCGACGAGAGCCCCTTCTTCGTCACCACCACCGGCGAGCACTGCACCGACGCCGACCGGCACGTGCTGGTCAACTCCATGGGCGTCGGCGGCACCAACGCCGCCGTCGTGCTCGCCGCCCCGCCCGAGCCGGTGCGCCCCGCCGCACCGCGCCGCGACACCGTACGCCTGGTGCTGTCCGCCCGCACGCGCGCCGAGCTCGACCAGCTCTCCCGCCGCCTCGCCGACGCCCTCGACGAGGGCGGCCTCGACGCCGACGACGTCGCCCACACCCTGCGCGTGGGCCGGGCCGCCTTCGACGAGCGGCGCGTGGTCACCGCCCCCCGCGAGCGCCTGGCCGCCGCCCTGCGCATGCCCCGGCCGCCGGCCGTGCGCACCGAGCGCGCCGCGGGCCGCCGCCCCGTGCTCGTCCTTCCCGCCGCCGACGCCCCCCAGCCGTCCGCCGCGCTGGTCGCGGGGCTGCGCGCCGCGCTGCCCGAGCTCGGCGACGTCCTGACCGGGCCGCAGGAGACCCTGCCCGAGGGCCGCTTCCCGGTCCTCGTCGGACACGGCGAGCCGGCCAAGGGCCGCCACGTCATCGCCCTGCCCGACTCGGCCGCCCCGCTCGACGAGGACGCCCTCGCCGACCTCATCGACGACGCCGTCACCACCGCGTGGCTGCACGGTGCCGAGGTCGACTGGTCCGCGCTCAGCGGCCGCCGCGGCCGCCGGGTCGCCCTGCCGACCTACCCCTTCACCCGCAAGCGCCACTGGGCGCTCGACCGCCTCACCTACGACGGCCCGGTCGCCCCCGCCACGCCCGCCGGATCCGGCACGGGCGGCGTGTCCACCGCCGCCGAGGGCACCGTGGAAGCCGGTCTCGTCCAACTCTGGAAGGACCTGTTCGGCCTCGACACCATCGGCCTCGACGACGAGTTCGGCGCCCTGGGCGGCACCTCGCTGCTCTCCGTCCAGATGGTCCTGGAGATCCAGCAGCGCTTCGGCGTCCTCATCAACATCCACCGGGCCGGCGGCAGCCAGGCCACCGTCCGCCGCCTCACCACCATCGTCGAGGGCCTCAAGAACGGCGCCGGACTCGGCGACGAGGAGGTCGACCCGGCCGCCGACGGTGACGGCGCGCTCGTCGACGCCGACCTCCAGATCGCCCTGGAGCCGCTCGCCAAGCGGTCCGCCCCCGGCAAGGACGTCCTGCTCACCGGGGCCACCGGCTACCTCGGCGCCTTCCTCCTCGACGAGCTGCTGCGCGCCTCCAAGGGCCGCGTGTACTGCGTCGTACGGGCCGCCGACGAGGCCGAGGGCATGGCCCGCCTGAAGGCCACCGCCGCCAAGTTCGGCCTGCCGGAGCCCGACCCGGAGCGGGTCCACGCCGTCCCGGGCGACCTGCGCGACATCGGCACCCTGTGCCGCACCTACCGCGACGGCGAACTCGCCGGCCGCGTCGAGCACGTGCTGCACTGCGCCGCCAAGGTCGTCTTCACCGAGCCGTACCGCATGCTCCGCGAGGACAACATCCTGCCGCTGGTCGGCCTGCTCAACTGGATGCGGCCGCTCGGCATCCGCGACTTCAGCTTCATCTCCACCGTCGCCGCCACCGCCCCCGCCGGCGCCGAGGGACAGCTGATGGAGACCCGCGAGCAGCCGCTCGACCCGCAGCTCGGCGGATACGGCGTCAGCAAGTGGGTCGGCGAGCGCATCCTGGAGCGCGCCGACCAGGACGGCATGCGGGTACGCGTCTTCCGACCCGGCCTGATCATGGCGTCCAGCAAGACCGGCGCCTGCAACGACAAGGACCTCATCTGGTTCCTGCTCGCCAGCGGCCTGGTCGTCGGCGCCCGCCCGGTCGACGACCGCGGCATGCCGGTCTCCCCGGTCGACGTGCTGGCCCGCGCGGTCGCCGAACTCGCCATGTCCTCCAAGTCGGTGGGCCGCGCCTACCACCTGGTCGACGAGATCTCCCCGAGCCTCGAGGACCTCTTCGAGGCGCTGGAGGAGGCCGGCCTGCCCACCCGCACCGTCCCGCTGACCGAATGGCAGCGGCTGATCGCGGAGCGCGCGCAGGCCACCGGCAGCAAGGTGCTGTCCGCCACGGCCCTGTACGAGATGGAGGGCCACGAGCTCGACGAGGCCGGCGTGCAGGCCCGCGGCTGGCAGCCGTGGCTCCGCAAGAGCGGACTGTCCCCGCTGGTCACCGGCGAGCAGCTGCGCAAGGGCCTGGCCTTCCTGGCCCACCGGACCGACGACATCGGCTCGCTGCTCCCGGCCCTGGCGGCCGAGGGCGCGGGCGGCGACCCCGAGGGGGAGAAGTGA